In one Thalassoroseus pseudoceratinae genomic region, the following are encoded:
- a CDS encoding alpha/beta fold hydrolase, which yields MTSANLDASEPTIPQVYYRTVQVDGLEIFYREAGDKDAPTVLLLHGFPTSSHMFRNLIPRLADKYHVVAPDYPGFGYSSAPTVDQFEYTFDNLAKVIEEFTVKIELTTYAIYLMDYGAPVGFRLAVRHPERVTSLIIQNGNAYDEGLDNEFWVPIKAYWKNRTPVQGDKLRSFLTLDATKWQYTHGVRNVETISPDTWGHVQPFLDRPGNQEIQLALFYSYGSNPPLYPKWQAYLRRFQPPTLIVWGKNDEIFPAAGAYPYKRDLKNLQFHLLDTGHFALEEDGEKIARLMRAFLQNQSRK from the coding sequence ATGACTTCTGCAAATCTAGACGCATCCGAACCGACAATTCCGCAAGTCTATTATCGAACAGTCCAAGTCGATGGGCTGGAGATTTTCTATCGGGAGGCGGGCGATAAGGATGCCCCGACGGTCTTGCTGTTGCATGGATTCCCCACATCCTCGCACATGTTTCGCAATCTCATACCAAGGTTGGCAGACAAGTATCATGTCGTGGCTCCCGACTATCCCGGCTTCGGGTACAGCTCGGCTCCCACGGTGGATCAGTTCGAGTACACATTCGACAACCTCGCGAAAGTGATCGAGGAATTCACGGTAAAGATCGAGCTAACAACCTATGCCATTTATTTAATGGACTATGGAGCCCCCGTCGGCTTTCGACTGGCAGTCAGACATCCGGAGCGGGTGACATCGCTGATCATTCAGAACGGGAACGCTTATGACGAAGGGCTCGACAACGAGTTTTGGGTGCCGATCAAAGCGTACTGGAAAAACCGAACTCCAGTCCAAGGCGACAAACTGCGATCCTTCCTCACACTCGACGCAACGAAGTGGCAATACACGCATGGCGTCCGCAACGTTGAAACGATTAGCCCTGACACCTGGGGACACGTGCAACCATTCTTGGACCGTCCCGGTAACCAAGAAATTCAGTTGGCCCTATTCTATAGTTACGGTAGCAACCCGCCGCTGTACCCGAAGTGGCAAGCATACCTTCGCAGGTTCCAGCCGCCGACACTGATCGTGTGGGGCAAGAATGATGAAATATTCCCAGCGGCAGGCGCGTATCCCTACAAACGCGATCTGAAAAACCTGCAGTTCCACCTACTCGATACCGGCCACTTTGCCCTTGAGGAAGACGGCGAGAAAATCGCCAGATTGATGCGAGCGTTCCTCCAAAATCAATCGAGGAAATAA
- a CDS encoding nuclear transport factor 2 family protein, whose product MSNLSPPFTEETALAKVRAAEDAWNSRDPQRVALAYSENSEWRNRGQFLQGRDAIREFLTTKWNHELDYRLTKSLWSFTENRIAVRFQYEYHNEAGQWFRAYGNELWEFDDNGLMRRREASINDRPIQESERKFDWPAPGPRPAEEPGIPAIQ is encoded by the coding sequence ATGTCGAATCTAAGCCCCCCATTTACTGAAGAAACAGCGTTGGCCAAAGTTCGGGCAGCCGAAGACGCTTGGAACAGTCGCGATCCGCAGCGGGTCGCGCTCGCCTATTCGGAAAACTCCGAGTGGCGAAACCGTGGTCAGTTTCTTCAAGGACGTGATGCGATCCGTGAGTTCTTGACGACCAAATGGAATCATGAACTCGATTATCGACTCACAAAGTCTCTTTGGAGCTTTACCGAAAATCGAATCGCTGTTCGCTTCCAGTACGAATACCACAACGAAGCAGGACAATGGTTTCGAGCCTACGGAAATGAGCTTTGGGAGTTTGACGACAATGGTCTGATGCGTCGCCGTGAGGCCAGCATCAATGACCGTCCAATCCAAGAAAGTGAACGCAAATTCGATTGGCCCGCTCCAGGTCCACGTCCTGCTGAAGAACCGGGGATTCCAGCGATTCAGTAA
- a CDS encoding alpha/beta hydrolase: MRLIFLLVSTTSAISAAPPVRHYDDPSAPEFEVLSPGESPPLNVYGNFVIGPKYIPAPERKAVAGVPQGTVQQFKIDSKETKIYNPGIARRKFGTVDPENPKTLIVDTHPIDYRRQITVYIPAQYQRDTPAPFMVVHDGPKGRPNMTLPRILDNLIAQKRIPPIILIQIANGGGDAQGHQRGKEYDNMSGLFAEYIETEVLPRVEKNCNVKLTKDPEGRAAMGSSSGGSAALIMAWFRPDLYRRVLTTSGTFVNQAWPFDPMYPDGAWGFHKTLIPKTPKKPIRIFISVGDRDLLNPNVMRDGMHDWVEANHRMAKVLKDKGYEYQYVFCRNSGHGIRNAKEQFLPHAIEWVWAGYGNKAIK, encoded by the coding sequence ATGCGGCTCATCTTTCTCCTCGTGTCGACGACATCAGCGATCTCGGCTGCACCGCCGGTCCGACATTACGATGATCCGTCGGCTCCCGAATTCGAAGTCCTGAGCCCAGGTGAGTCTCCTCCGCTCAATGTCTATGGAAACTTTGTGATTGGGCCGAAGTACATTCCAGCACCCGAACGGAAGGCTGTCGCTGGCGTTCCACAGGGCACGGTTCAGCAGTTCAAAATCGACTCGAAAGAAACAAAGATCTATAACCCAGGAATCGCGCGGAGAAAGTTTGGGACTGTTGATCCGGAGAACCCGAAAACGTTGATCGTCGATACACACCCAATCGACTATCGACGGCAAATCACAGTCTATATCCCGGCACAGTACCAGCGTGACACGCCGGCGCCCTTTATGGTCGTTCATGACGGCCCCAAGGGACGCCCGAACATGACACTACCGCGAATCCTCGATAACCTCATTGCACAGAAGCGGATTCCGCCGATCATTCTGATCCAAATTGCCAACGGCGGGGGCGACGCTCAAGGTCATCAGCGGGGCAAAGAGTACGACAATATGTCTGGGCTTTTTGCTGAGTACATAGAAACAGAAGTCCTGCCAAGGGTTGAGAAAAATTGCAACGTCAAACTCACCAAAGATCCCGAAGGGCGTGCGGCCATGGGGTCGAGTTCAGGTGGGTCGGCAGCACTGATCATGGCCTGGTTTCGACCTGATCTGTATCGACGCGTGCTTACAACCTCGGGGACCTTTGTGAATCAAGCATGGCCTTTCGATCCGATGTACCCCGATGGGGCCTGGGGATTTCACAAAACTTTAATACCCAAAACTCCTAAAAAGCCGATTCGCATTTTCATTTCTGTTGGCGATCGGGATCTCCTGAATCCGAATGTCATGCGTGATGGAATGCACGATTGGGTCGAAGCGAACCATCGCATGGCGAAAGTTCTGAAAGACAAAGGATACGAATATCAGTATGTGTTTTGTCGCAATTCGGGACACGGTATCCGGAACGCGAAGGAACAGTTTCTCCCTCATGCGATCGAGTGGGTCTGGGCGGGCTATGGGAACAAAGCGATCAAGTGA
- a CDS encoding alpha/beta hydrolase yields MIDLVKLSKQVKTQLLCGVVLLVVGAVNETFADEGSSKTMKPPLWTQKPPKSEGKLTVHRPSKPNGTAIVICPGGGYRGLVTGGEGHGIAKWLNRHGITGIVLEYELPKGRPFVPLRDVQRAIRLTRANASKWGLNTKRIGVIGFSAGGHLASTAGTHFDAGDPNSQEPIERESCRPDFMILVYPVISMSDKTHQGSKRNLLGRMPTDKMVRLFSNEMQVNKQTPPTYLAHALDDKVVVPDNSRLFHEALREHQVPTEYLKLPSGGHGLNGYRGPMWDAWQKGSIRWLKAQDLIP; encoded by the coding sequence ATGATTGACCTAGTAAAACTCTCAAAACAAGTCAAAACGCAGTTGCTGTGTGGTGTGGTGTTGCTAGTTGTTGGGGCAGTCAACGAAACGTTCGCGGACGAAGGTTCTTCCAAGACCATGAAACCGCCATTGTGGACTCAAAAACCGCCAAAGAGCGAAGGGAAACTAACAGTTCATCGCCCCTCCAAACCCAATGGAACCGCGATTGTGATTTGCCCCGGTGGTGGCTATCGCGGACTTGTGACGGGGGGCGAAGGACACGGAATTGCAAAGTGGCTCAATCGTCACGGCATCACGGGAATTGTGTTAGAGTATGAGTTACCCAAGGGACGCCCCTTTGTACCACTGCGCGATGTCCAACGCGCCATTCGACTGACCCGCGCGAATGCCTCAAAGTGGGGGTTGAATACAAAACGTATCGGAGTCATTGGCTTCTCGGCTGGCGGACACTTGGCATCTACAGCCGGTACTCACTTTGATGCTGGTGACCCCAATAGCCAGGAACCGATTGAGCGAGAAAGTTGCCGACCCGATTTTATGATCTTAGTCTACCCAGTAATTTCAATGAGCGACAAAACTCATCAAGGATCGAAACGGAACCTGTTGGGACGGATGCCAACGGACAAGATGGTTCGACTTTTCTCCAATGAAATGCAAGTCAACAAGCAGACTCCTCCCACGTATTTGGCTCACGCTTTGGATGATAAAGTCGTCGTTCCTGACAATAGTCGTCTGTTTCACGAGGCTCTGCGAGAGCACCAAGTTCCCACCGAATACCTCAAATTGCCCTCGGGCGGCCATGGACTGAACGGATATCGCGGACCAATGTGGGATGCGTGGCAAAAGGGATCAATTCGATGGCTGAAAGCCCAGGATCTTATCCCGTAG
- a CDS encoding neutral/alkaline non-lysosomal ceramidase N-terminal domain-containing protein, whose translation MRVETVNVTRMQPVRRRQSQIPLDETGNRNRFDWRFICLAIPILLIACRPAVGGDVYDVGVSAVDITPTYPIRLNGFGNRREESEGVSQPIYAKALAIAEHSDSPSAKSPLVLVTLDSLGIRQSMRDRVAQELKKSHGVPAENLVITFTHSHCTPKVNGACDNIFSQAIPESHQKHIDRYTKELTNSITKAARQALDSMRPAHLERATGSAHFAKNRRTVGGPTDHDLPMLVVRDLKSGQPRAIYVSYACHCVTLSFNQISGDWAGYAAAMIERRFPDCVAMVSIGAGSDQNPISGVTGDNVQVAEGQGVEIATEVERLLSGKLTRISGPATAVYRRIKLPLNPPPTREELVAQTQKGRPTDRYNAQTQLQRLDRGESLLTEIDYPIQTWTFGDSFCMTFLAGEVCVDYAKRLKSEFDHDRFWLNTYSNDFCCYIPSERLLEEGGYGGGGEVPYFALPNTLKAGLEDQIVEEVHRQIPRSFSVAAGTRGIAPKSPEESLKTMQVAADLQVVLAAAEPAISDPVAIDFGPDGSLWVAEMNDYGRDVYENFQQQGRIRRLRDADGDGFFEVAKTFVDGLRFPTDVKVWREGVLICDAPDILYAQDTNGDGQADKVTQLFTGFEVRNAQARVNSLRLGLDNWVYGASGLFGGLITNPQTGKTVDCRNRDFRIKPDEGIIQPVNGRTQQGRCRNDWGDWFGCSNGTLLRPIPSDEKYQARNPLASPAAVPVVRIAEEAHQLLPPENLVRFALSGAPGRATSACGLGIYRDTLLGKEFLNDAFTCEPVHQSVHRIDFREGNPVFSGTRGESEEDREFLSSNDRWFRPVQARTGPDGALWVVDMYRFVIEHSRWIPQSTRDELDVYAGQGRGRIYRVLPRGTASTTDNTTKTASVLPDLQRLSTTELAKRLDSSNGTLRDLVHQKLLWQNATDAAASIREIIKNSEHPAAQLQALSVLKGLNQLTADDVLRGLGTSSPDVQRFAVELSEQFLDESAELRTAVVALADHKDMRLRRQVAFSLGAGHSPEFSAAIARLASGAESSTYVRSAALNSVSSKNIQQVLQAFTDLPTSNHDSASWKKLLELAVQFGDADTLHAVFTKHLPTVEPLPTKTAAELWITVLTATDRRSAQDHMPEELAKVEQIQKLFQNALATVRATNETSEKYEAAFKLLGRQFGSFSKSAVEASSISNRFSANKRASYLARFLSPRYPAKLQRDALTAVVATGAEDMPKLLMRAYASLGNDIRFAIIDTMLNQKNGPAVLVKALETGTVRADRFDANRREKLLSRIAVEQRSQAEKALGASGQSNRAEIVKEMLSSLKPGNVEHGRTKFRKHCASCHRLEDYGHAVGPNLQALTVRDPAWLLAAILDPNQQVDARYLSWTIATTDGRVTAGLLVDESSTSVRLRESGGKEHSIARDEIEVMQSSQKSLMPEGLERDLSSHDLSDVIAYLGSFQQPAKRLPGNQPQVVRPDDDGVLKLTATVAEIRGKDITFETDFSNIGYWHDQGDSAVWQIDLPKPGEYDVYLNFACVGSAAGNSFRVDGLPNPIVGKVASTGGWDRYRQPKIGRTTLTAGRHSIIMRAAEPVEQALFDLREIRLVPVGQAPRFAASDITETPLPRRAPEIAPFLLDETQSVERRQQAIDQRPGMGPAIIGILTADLDPKDMKEQYRRIPWIWRVSIAVAKRNDGGEIRDLLEISVPKAGHPLEDWQAVVIGGGLINGATQIGLWPDQRIDEILQGLPAVKAAWPEALDKAVKMAHDEQVRSGTRYDALRMIALLEPDDAIVELKKYLNSSRELQMGAVSGLADIDTDTATELLASALAHLEGRNRQLAIEALLRTDRRAKSLVTLISEKKLVLSNKEMLALRQHTLPSLKQRYKTMIEPIIGQP comes from the coding sequence ATGCGAGTTGAGACTGTGAACGTGACGCGAATGCAACCTGTCAGAAGAAGACAAAGCCAAATTCCTCTCGATGAGACAGGAAATCGCAATCGGTTTGATTGGCGTTTCATCTGTCTCGCGATACCGATTCTGCTGATCGCGTGCCGACCGGCCGTCGGGGGCGACGTTTATGATGTCGGCGTTTCCGCGGTCGATATCACTCCCACGTACCCGATTCGACTCAACGGATTTGGCAATCGTCGGGAGGAGTCCGAAGGCGTCTCTCAGCCGATTTATGCCAAAGCGTTGGCGATCGCCGAGCATTCGGACTCGCCTTCTGCCAAATCGCCATTGGTCTTGGTTACATTGGATAGTCTCGGTATTCGGCAGTCGATGCGTGACCGAGTCGCACAAGAGTTGAAGAAGTCTCACGGGGTACCCGCCGAGAACTTGGTGATTACGTTCACCCATTCCCATTGCACGCCGAAAGTCAATGGCGCATGTGATAACATTTTCAGCCAAGCGATTCCTGAAAGCCACCAAAAACACATTGATCGGTACACTAAGGAATTAACGAATTCGATCACTAAAGCGGCTCGGCAAGCTTTGGATTCCATGCGACCGGCCCACTTGGAACGGGCAACCGGAAGTGCGCATTTCGCCAAAAATCGCCGAACCGTTGGCGGGCCAACCGACCATGACTTACCGATGTTGGTTGTGCGTGATCTGAAGTCCGGCCAGCCGCGGGCGATCTACGTTTCGTACGCCTGCCATTGTGTGACGTTATCGTTCAATCAGATCAGCGGGGATTGGGCCGGTTACGCGGCGGCCATGATCGAACGACGATTTCCCGATTGCGTTGCGATGGTTTCCATTGGAGCCGGTTCGGATCAAAATCCGATCTCGGGCGTCACCGGCGATAACGTGCAGGTTGCGGAAGGCCAAGGGGTCGAGATCGCAACGGAAGTGGAACGGCTACTCTCTGGCAAGTTGACCCGCATCTCCGGTCCTGCAACGGCGGTCTATCGCCGGATCAAACTCCCTCTGAATCCGCCGCCAACACGAGAGGAACTCGTTGCCCAAACGCAGAAGGGGCGTCCGACAGACCGTTACAACGCCCAAACGCAGTTACAACGGCTGGATCGGGGCGAGTCTTTACTCACGGAAATTGATTACCCCATCCAAACTTGGACGTTTGGCGACAGCTTTTGTATGACCTTTCTCGCAGGTGAGGTGTGCGTTGATTATGCGAAACGGCTCAAGAGCGAGTTCGATCACGATCGGTTCTGGCTGAACACGTATAGCAACGACTTTTGTTGTTACATTCCGTCCGAGCGTTTGCTCGAAGAGGGCGGTTATGGTGGTGGTGGCGAAGTCCCATACTTTGCATTGCCGAACACATTGAAAGCTGGGTTGGAAGATCAGATTGTCGAAGAAGTTCACCGTCAGATTCCAAGATCGTTCTCGGTCGCAGCCGGTACACGCGGGATCGCACCGAAGTCGCCGGAAGAATCGCTGAAAACCATGCAAGTCGCCGCGGATTTGCAAGTGGTACTGGCGGCCGCTGAACCAGCCATTTCCGATCCGGTCGCCATTGATTTCGGACCCGATGGCAGCCTGTGGGTGGCTGAGATGAACGACTACGGTCGCGATGTGTATGAAAACTTCCAACAGCAAGGTCGGATTCGTCGTCTTCGCGACGCCGATGGCGACGGTTTCTTCGAGGTCGCCAAAACGTTCGTCGATGGACTCCGCTTCCCGACCGATGTGAAAGTCTGGCGGGAAGGCGTGTTGATTTGCGATGCTCCCGACATTCTCTACGCTCAAGACACAAACGGCGACGGCCAAGCCGACAAAGTCACGCAACTGTTCACCGGCTTCGAAGTCCGCAATGCTCAGGCGAGAGTCAATAGTTTGCGGCTGGGACTGGATAATTGGGTGTACGGTGCGTCCGGGCTGTTCGGTGGTCTCATTACGAACCCACAGACTGGAAAAACCGTCGATTGCCGAAATCGCGACTTCCGAATCAAACCGGACGAGGGAATTATTCAGCCGGTCAATGGGCGAACACAGCAAGGCCGATGTCGTAACGACTGGGGAGATTGGTTTGGGTGCTCCAACGGCACTCTCTTGCGACCGATCCCATCGGATGAAAAGTACCAAGCCCGTAACCCGTTGGCGTCACCGGCGGCGGTGCCTGTTGTCCGAATCGCAGAGGAAGCCCACCAGCTGCTGCCACCGGAGAATCTGGTTCGGTTTGCGTTGTCCGGAGCACCGGGCCGAGCAACATCGGCCTGTGGGTTAGGAATCTATCGCGACACACTGCTGGGGAAAGAATTTCTTAACGACGCCTTCACCTGCGAGCCGGTTCACCAATCGGTGCATCGCATTGATTTTCGAGAAGGCAATCCGGTTTTCTCAGGGACACGGGGCGAGAGTGAAGAAGATCGCGAATTTCTGAGTTCGAACGATCGTTGGTTTCGACCGGTGCAAGCTCGAACCGGCCCTGATGGAGCCTTGTGGGTCGTCGATATGTATCGCTTTGTGATTGAACACTCCCGCTGGATTCCGCAGTCCACTCGCGACGAACTCGATGTCTATGCCGGTCAAGGACGAGGGCGAATCTATCGCGTCTTGCCACGCGGGACGGCATCCACGACGGATAACACAACCAAAACTGCCAGCGTCCTTCCGGATCTTCAGAGATTGTCAACGACGGAACTCGCTAAACGGTTGGACTCATCGAACGGAACCCTGCGGGATCTCGTCCACCAAAAACTTCTCTGGCAAAACGCGACCGACGCGGCTGCAAGCATTCGCGAGATCATCAAAAATTCAGAACATCCGGCAGCACAACTGCAAGCTCTTTCCGTTCTCAAGGGATTAAACCAACTCACCGCGGACGATGTTCTGCGAGGTCTGGGAACGAGTTCGCCCGATGTCCAGCGGTTCGCGGTGGAGCTGAGTGAGCAGTTCCTCGATGAATCAGCGGAACTACGCACAGCGGTTGTTGCGTTGGCTGATCACAAAGACATGCGGCTGCGGCGCCAGGTGGCCTTCTCCTTGGGAGCGGGACACAGCCCGGAGTTCTCGGCGGCAATTGCCCGTCTGGCGAGCGGTGCTGAGAGCAGCACCTATGTCCGCAGTGCGGCGTTGAATTCTGTTTCGTCAAAGAACATTCAACAGGTCCTACAAGCCTTCACGGACTTGCCCACCTCGAACCATGACTCCGCATCATGGAAGAAACTCCTCGAGCTCGCTGTGCAATTTGGGGATGCTGATACTCTTCACGCCGTGTTCACCAAGCATCTCCCCACTGTCGAACCACTGCCCACAAAGACAGCCGCAGAATTGTGGATCACGGTTCTCACTGCAACGGACCGCCGATCCGCCCAAGACCACATGCCGGAAGAACTCGCCAAGGTCGAGCAGATTCAGAAACTCTTTCAGAATGCTCTGGCCACTGTAAGAGCCACGAACGAAACATCGGAGAAGTACGAAGCGGCTTTCAAATTGCTCGGTCGACAATTCGGCAGTTTTTCGAAATCCGCCGTAGAAGCCAGCAGCATCTCCAACCGATTCTCTGCCAACAAACGGGCCTCTTATTTGGCTCGATTTCTTTCCCCTCGGTACCCAGCCAAACTGCAGAGAGACGCCTTGACCGCGGTCGTCGCGACCGGTGCGGAAGACATGCCGAAATTGCTGATGCGAGCCTACGCCTCGCTCGGGAATGACATCCGTTTCGCAATCATCGACACCATGTTGAATCAAAAAAATGGTCCCGCAGTGTTGGTGAAAGCGTTGGAAACGGGAACGGTCCGCGCTGATCGATTCGATGCCAACCGCCGTGAGAAACTGCTCTCGCGAATTGCCGTCGAACAACGATCACAAGCCGAAAAGGCTTTGGGGGCGTCTGGGCAATCGAACCGGGCGGAGATTGTGAAAGAGATGCTGTCATCACTCAAGCCCGGTAACGTCGAGCATGGTCGCACGAAGTTCCGAAAGCATTGTGCGTCCTGTCATCGACTCGAGGATTATGGACACGCAGTCGGTCCAAACCTGCAGGCACTGACCGTTCGTGATCCGGCATGGTTGCTCGCGGCGATACTTGATCCGAATCAACAGGTCGATGCCCGATATCTTTCATGGACGATCGCGACGACCGACGGACGCGTCACTGCTGGACTCCTCGTCGACGAGTCATCCACAAGTGTGCGGTTGCGAGAGTCCGGCGGCAAAGAGCATTCGATAGCACGCGACGAGATCGAGGTAATGCAATCTTCGCAAAAATCGCTCATGCCGGAAGGCCTGGAACGAGACCTGTCCAGTCACGACTTAAGCGACGTAATCGCCTACTTAGGGAGTTTTCAGCAGCCGGCCAAACGTCTGCCCGGCAATCAGCCTCAGGTTGTTCGTCCTGATGACGATGGCGTACTAAAACTCACCGCAACCGTTGCCGAAATCCGTGGGAAAGACATTACCTTCGAGACGGATTTCTCCAACATCGGATACTGGCACGATCAGGGAGACTCGGCCGTTTGGCAGATCGACCTGCCAAAGCCGGGCGAGTACGACGTCTATCTGAATTTCGCCTGCGTGGGTTCTGCCGCTGGGAATTCATTTCGTGTGGACGGTCTACCGAATCCGATTGTCGGGAAGGTTGCTAGCACGGGCGGTTGGGATCGGTATCGTCAACCAAAAATTGGACGCACGACTCTCACCGCAGGGCGTCATTCAATCATCATGCGAGCGGCGGAACCTGTTGAGCAGGCCCTGTTCGACCTTCGTGAGATTCGTCTCGTTCCGGTTGGTCAAGCTCCACGTTTCGCCGCGAGCGACATCACAGAAACTCCACTTCCGAGACGGGCACCGGAAATCGCACCGTTCCTGTTGGACGAGACGCAATCCGTCGAACGGCGTCAGCAAGCGATCGACCAAAGGCCTGGCATGGGACCGGCGATCATTGGGATACTGACGGCCGATCTCGATCCCAAAGACATGAAGGAACAGTATCGTCGAATTCCGTGGATTTGGCGTGTCTCGATCGCGGTCGCCAAACGGAACGATGGTGGCGAGATTCGTGATCTCTTGGAAATCAGCGTTCCGAAAGCCGGCCATCCTCTCGAAGACTGGCAGGCCGTCGTTATCGGCGGTGGTCTGATTAATGGAGCCACGCAAATCGGACTCTGGCCCGATCAACGAATCGACGAAATTCTGCAAGGCTTGCCAGCTGTCAAAGCAGCTTGGCCGGAAGCCTTAGACAAAGCCGTCAAAATGGCCCACGATGAGCAAGTTCGCTCTGGAACACGCTACGATGCCCTCCGGATGATTGCACTGCTTGAACCTGATGATGCGATCGTCGAGCTGAAAAAATACTTGAACAGTTCCCGCGAATTGCAAATGGGTGCCGTCAGTGGCTTAGCCGACATCGACACCGATACTGCGACGGAGTTACTTGCTAGTGCTCTCGCTCACCTTGAGGGAAGAAACCGCCAATTGGCGATCGAAGCGTTATTACGAACTGATCGACGCGCCAAGTCGTTGGTCACGCTCATATCGGAGAAAAAGCTAGTCCTTTCGAACAAGGAAATGCTAGCACTTCGTCAACATACTCTTCCATCGCTAAAACAGCGATACAAAACGATGATTGAGCCAATCATTGGCCAACCGTAA